The following are encoded together in the Peromyscus leucopus breed LL Stock chromosome 1, UCI_PerLeu_2.1, whole genome shotgun sequence genome:
- the Faap24 gene encoding Fanconi anemia core complex-associated protein 24, which yields MERINPGGTGPVHVPLGHIVANEKWRGSQLAQGMQGKVKLIFEEDLASADFYLSSRSCILYITEADFVAGHGYRKRLVRVRNSGHLQGIIIVEKTQTSEQYFPAVQKFTVLDLGMVLLPVANQLEASCLIIQLVQEQTREPSRNPFLRKKRCVLSELSLVHTVQQIPGVGKVKAPLLLQKFPTIQQLSNASVQELEEVVGHSVAQQIHTFFTQSR from the exons ATGGAAAGGATCAACCCTGGTGGTACGGGTCCGGTGCACGTGCCACTGGGGCATATTGTGGCTAATGAGAAATGGCGCGGGTCCCAGCTGGCTCAGGGGATGCAAG GAAAAGTTAAACTCATATTTGAGGAGGATCTGGCATCGGCAGATTTTTACCTGTCCAGCAGATCTTGCATTCTCTATATCACTGAGGCGGATTTCGTGGCTGGACATGGCTACAGAAAGAGACTTGTTCGTGTTAGAAAT TCTGGACATCTTCAAGGGATTATAATAGTTGAAAAAACACAGACAAGTGAACAGTACTTCCCAGCAGTCCAGAAGTTTACTGTGCTCGACCTTGGGATGGTGTTGCTCCCAGTGGCCAACCAGTTGGAAGCATCCTGCCTCATTATCCAGTTG GTTCAAGAGCAGACCAGGGAGCCCAGCAGGAACCCTTTCCTCAGGAAGAAGCGGTGTGTGCTCTCAGAGCTGTCCCTTGTTCACACTGTGCAGCAGATCCCAGGGGTTGGAAAAGTTAAGGCTCCTCTTCTGCTCCAGAAGTTTCCAACCATCCAGCAACTGAGTAACGCTTCCGTCCAAGAACTCGAGGAGGTGGTGGGACACTCGGTGGCACAGCAAATCCACACCTTCTTCACCCAGTCTAGGTGA